The following are from one region of the Longimicrobium sp. genome:
- the lipA gene encoding lipoyl synthase yields MSAITTPDVPARGYAPQGKDNGIVKSKGTVNLPAPTGGEAVPHRARKPEWLKVRAPGSPNYLRLKDLMRSQGLHTVCEEAHCPNIGECWESGTATFMILGDVCTRACKYCAVAHGLPTELDWDEPRRVADSVVTMGLEHAVITSVNRDELNDGGAAIYAECIRQIHERVPGCSVEVLIPDLKGNEDALRVVVEARPAILAHNIDTVERLAKALRPGARYWRSISFLGAVKRMNPAQLTKSAIILGMGETEDEIYQSMKDLREASVDILTLGQYLRPSEHHVPLDRWVHPDEFRRWKEIGEGELGFGHVESGPLVRSSYHAKEQARTIDAGGPGSITQIVDADVDSDVQIDASEAALRAAMVRPPAPRLVQIGGL; encoded by the coding sequence ATGAGCGCCATCACCACGCCCGACGTCCCCGCCCGCGGCTACGCGCCCCAGGGCAAGGACAACGGAATCGTCAAGAGCAAGGGCACCGTCAACCTTCCGGCCCCCACCGGCGGCGAGGCGGTGCCTCACCGCGCCCGCAAGCCCGAGTGGCTGAAGGTGCGCGCGCCCGGCAGCCCCAACTACCTGCGCCTCAAGGACCTGATGCGGTCGCAGGGGCTGCACACGGTGTGCGAGGAAGCGCACTGCCCCAACATCGGCGAGTGCTGGGAAAGCGGCACCGCCACGTTTATGATCCTGGGCGACGTGTGCACCCGCGCCTGCAAGTACTGCGCGGTCGCCCATGGCCTGCCGACGGAGCTGGACTGGGACGAGCCGCGCCGCGTGGCGGATTCCGTCGTGACCATGGGGCTGGAGCACGCGGTGATCACCTCCGTCAACCGCGACGAGCTCAATGACGGCGGCGCCGCGATCTACGCCGAGTGCATCCGGCAGATCCACGAGCGCGTTCCCGGCTGCTCCGTCGAGGTGCTGATCCCCGACCTCAAGGGCAACGAGGACGCACTGCGGGTCGTGGTCGAGGCGCGCCCGGCGATCCTGGCCCACAACATCGACACCGTCGAGCGGCTGGCGAAGGCGCTGCGCCCGGGCGCGCGCTACTGGCGCAGCATCTCGTTCCTGGGCGCCGTCAAGCGGATGAACCCGGCGCAGCTCACCAAGAGCGCCATCATCCTGGGGATGGGGGAGACGGAAGACGAGATCTACCAGTCGATGAAGGACCTGCGCGAGGCCTCGGTCGACATCCTTACGCTGGGCCAGTACCTGCGCCCGTCGGAGCACCACGTGCCGCTGGACCGCTGGGTGCATCCCGACGAGTTCCGCCGCTGGAAGGAGATCGGCGAGGGCGAGCTGGGCTTCGGACACGTGGAAAGCGGGCCGCTGGTGCGCTCGTCGTACCACGCCAAGGAGCAGGCGCGCACCATCGACGCGGGCGGGCCGGGAAGCATCACGCAGATCGTTGACGCCGACGTGGACTCCGACGTGCAGATCGACGCGTCCGAAGCCGCCCTGCGCGCCGCGATGGTTCGGCCCCCCGCGCCGCGCCTGGTCCAGATCGGTGGGCTGTAG
- a CDS encoding type II toxin-antitoxin system VapC family toxin, which yields MAEQRLRAYVDTSVFGGCFDSKFELASRRLFGRFRSGEYVLVISDVTVRELESAPDAVQEVLRQVPLANMERWPISAEAEQLAERYLAEGVIPKRLWFDAQHIALATLSRVDVLVSWNFKHMVNFQRVRGYNAVNSRLGYPPIEIRTPQEVGAYED from the coding sequence GTGGCGGAACAGCGCCTGCGGGCGTACGTGGACACCTCTGTATTCGGAGGCTGCTTCGATTCCAAGTTCGAGCTTGCGTCGCGACGCTTGTTCGGGCGGTTCCGGTCTGGTGAGTACGTGCTGGTGATTTCCGACGTGACCGTCAGGGAATTGGAATCCGCGCCCGACGCGGTGCAGGAGGTACTGCGGCAGGTGCCGCTGGCGAACATGGAGCGCTGGCCGATCAGTGCCGAGGCCGAGCAGCTCGCCGAGCGCTACCTCGCCGAAGGTGTGATCCCGAAGCGGCTGTGGTTCGATGCGCAGCACATCGCCCTGGCCACGCTGTCGCGGGTGGACGTGCTGGTCAGTTGGAACTTCAAGCACATGGTGAACTTCCAGCGCGTCCGTGGCTATAATGCCGTGAATTCCCGGTTGGGGTATCCGCCGATCGAGATTCGTACGCCGCAGGAGGTGGGTGCTTATGAAGACTGA
- a CDS encoding Uma2 family endonuclease has product MQALSSDVRVTIDEYLDGIELAEEFREYVDERVRIVPPTTLEHALLVSSIGTVLDRAARRQGCRILRRGMLIGAAGDVFSPDVMAYGGKAQLAHHGDTDLLLNPVLLVEIVSPESWGYERGRKWQGYRSIASLQEYLLVAEDAPRVERFTRHGEHFWLYGETTGLDGEIQLESLNVTLKLADIYDGVLSADSGREE; this is encoded by the coding sequence ATGCAGGCGCTCTCGTCCGACGTGCGTGTCACCATTGACGAGTACCTGGACGGGATCGAACTCGCGGAGGAGTTCCGCGAGTACGTGGACGAACGCGTGCGGATCGTCCCGCCCACGACCCTCGAGCACGCGCTCCTGGTGAGCAGCATCGGCACTGTCCTGGACCGCGCGGCGCGGCGGCAAGGATGTCGAATTCTGCGTCGCGGGATGTTGATCGGAGCGGCGGGCGACGTGTTTTCCCCTGACGTGATGGCGTACGGGGGAAAGGCTCAACTGGCGCATCATGGGGACACCGATCTGCTCCTGAACCCCGTCCTGCTGGTCGAGATTGTTTCGCCGGAAAGTTGGGGGTACGAGCGCGGAAGGAAGTGGCAGGGCTATCGCAGCATCGCGTCGCTGCAGGAGTACCTGCTGGTGGCAGAGGACGCGCCGCGGGTGGAGCGCTTCACGCGCCACGGGGAGCATTTCTGGCTGTATGGCGAAACGACGGGCCTGGACGGCGAGATCCAGCTGGAATCGTTGAACGTTACGCTGAAGCTGGCCGACATCTACGACGGCGTGCTCTCGGCAGATTCGGGAAGAGAAGAGTGA
- the pdhA gene encoding pyruvate dehydrogenase (acetyl-transferring) E1 component subunit alpha, which produces MADENTQDIAHAEDQAPEAAVQEAAPDREAMTAEKPALSDEERLQGLEPDKLRKMMYDMLLARRFEEKVAEAYALGKIGGFCHLYIGQEAVAVGAIHAQTPDDYVMTAYREHVHALQCGVTPGAVMAELYGRADGCSKGKGGSMHMFDAEKNYLGGHGIVGGQIPLALGVAWKIKYRQEERVIQVYCGEAAVNQGAFHESLNMAALWKVPMILIVENNRFGMGTAWERASSLYDIYQKATAYAMPSAVADGMDVLDMYRVTKEAVDRARAGGGPTLIEARTYRFVGHSMSDPVSGVYRTKEDVEKEKGNDPIRIFADLLARQNILSQEELEQMDEEVKRVSEESADFAEKSPEPAVDELYTEIYATEDVNGRLYFDGRR; this is translated from the coding sequence ATGGCAGACGAAAACACGCAGGACATCGCGCACGCGGAAGACCAGGCGCCCGAGGCGGCGGTGCAGGAGGCCGCGCCCGACCGCGAGGCGATGACGGCCGAAAAGCCGGCGCTGAGCGACGAGGAGCGGCTGCAGGGGCTGGAGCCCGACAAGCTGCGCAAGATGATGTACGACATGCTGCTGGCTCGCCGCTTCGAGGAGAAGGTTGCCGAGGCGTACGCGCTGGGCAAGATCGGCGGCTTCTGCCACCTGTACATCGGCCAGGAGGCCGTCGCCGTGGGCGCCATCCATGCGCAGACGCCCGACGATTACGTGATGACCGCCTACCGCGAGCACGTGCACGCGCTGCAGTGCGGTGTGACCCCGGGCGCGGTGATGGCCGAGCTGTACGGCCGCGCCGACGGCTGCAGCAAGGGCAAGGGCGGCAGCATGCACATGTTCGACGCCGAAAAGAACTACCTGGGCGGCCACGGCATCGTGGGCGGGCAGATTCCGCTGGCGCTGGGCGTGGCGTGGAAGATCAAGTACCGCCAGGAAGAGCGCGTCATCCAGGTGTACTGCGGCGAGGCGGCGGTGAACCAGGGCGCGTTCCACGAGTCGCTGAACATGGCGGCGCTGTGGAAGGTGCCCATGATCCTGATTGTCGAGAACAACCGCTTCGGCATGGGCACCGCCTGGGAGCGCGCGTCGTCGCTGTACGACATCTACCAGAAGGCCACGGCCTACGCCATGCCGAGCGCAGTGGCGGACGGCATGGACGTGCTGGACATGTACCGCGTTACCAAGGAGGCCGTGGACCGCGCCCGCGCCGGCGGCGGCCCCACGCTCATCGAGGCGCGCACCTACCGCTTCGTGGGCCACTCCATGTCCGACCCGGTCTCCGGCGTGTACCGCACGAAGGAGGACGTGGAGAAGGAAAAGGGCAATGACCCCATCCGCATCTTCGCCGACCTGCTGGCGCGCCAGAACATCCTGAGCCAGGAAGAGCTGGAGCAGATGGATGAAGAGGTGAAGCGCGTCTCGGAAGAGTCCGCCGACTTCGCCGAAAAGTCGCCGGAGCCCGCCGTGGACGAGCTCTACACCGAGATCTACGCAACCGAGGACGTCAACGGACGCCTCTACTTCGACGGGAGGCGCTGA
- a CDS encoding pyruvate dehydrogenase complex E1 component subunit beta — translation MAVITYREALNQALAEEMERDPDVFLMGEEVGVYNGAYKVSKGLLEKFGEMRVVDTPITELGFAGLGVGAAMTGVRPVIEFMTWNFAILAFDQIFNSAAKMRSMSGGQFKMPITFRGPTGAALQLAAQHSQALESQVAHYPGVKVVVPGTPADAKGLLKAAIRDDDPVCVFEGEMLYNLKGEVPEDDDFIIPLGVADLKRQGSDVSIITHGKMIHVALQAAAQLEKNGIDAEVLDLRSLRPLDTDAILATVAKTNRVVLLEEGWAFGGITATIAALIQEEAFDHLDAPVLRVTQADVPMPYAKAMERAAKPSVEMVIQKVNQVLYR, via the coding sequence ATGGCCGTCATTACGTATCGTGAGGCCCTGAACCAGGCGCTCGCGGAGGAGATGGAGCGCGATCCGGACGTGTTCCTGATGGGCGAGGAAGTGGGCGTGTACAACGGCGCCTACAAGGTTTCCAAGGGGCTGCTGGAAAAGTTCGGCGAAATGCGCGTGGTCGACACGCCCATCACCGAGCTGGGCTTCGCGGGGCTGGGCGTGGGCGCGGCCATGACGGGCGTGCGCCCGGTGATTGAGTTCATGACCTGGAACTTCGCCATCCTGGCGTTCGACCAGATCTTCAACTCGGCCGCGAAGATGCGCTCCATGAGCGGCGGCCAGTTTAAGATGCCCATCACCTTCCGCGGCCCCACCGGCGCCGCGCTCCAGCTGGCTGCGCAGCACTCCCAGGCGCTGGAGTCGCAGGTGGCCCACTACCCGGGCGTGAAGGTGGTGGTCCCCGGTACCCCGGCCGACGCCAAGGGGCTGCTGAAGGCCGCCATCCGCGACGACGACCCGGTGTGCGTCTTCGAGGGCGAAATGCTGTACAACCTCAAGGGCGAGGTGCCCGAGGACGACGACTTCATCATTCCGCTGGGCGTGGCCGACCTCAAGCGCCAGGGCAGCGACGTGTCGATCATCACGCACGGCAAGATGATCCACGTGGCGCTGCAGGCCGCCGCGCAGCTGGAAAAGAACGGCATCGACGCCGAGGTGCTGGACCTGCGCAGCCTTCGCCCGCTGGACACCGACGCCATCCTGGCCACCGTCGCCAAGACCAACCGCGTGGTGCTGCTGGAAGAGGGCTGGGCCTTCGGCGGCATCACGGCCACCATCGCCGCGCTGATCCAGGAAGAGGCGTTCGATCACCTGGATGCCCCGGTGCTGCGCGTCACCCAGGCCGACGTGCCCATGCCGTACGCCAAGGCCATGGAGCGCGCCGCCAAGCCGAGCGTCGAGATGGTGATCCAGAAGGTGAACCAGGTTCTCTACAGGTAA